The Photobacterium sp. TY1-4 DNA window CGATGACAGTGGCAACGGTGGATCCGCAGGGGCAGCCTTATCAGCGGATCGTGTTGCTGAAGCATTTTGATCAGGATGGATTTGTTTTTTATACCAATCTGGGGAGCCGGAAAGCGTCACAACTGGGCGAGAATCCGCGGATCAGTCTGCATTTTCCATGGCACCCGATTGAGCGACAGGTGCATATCACGGGTGAAGCCGAGAAACTCTCGACGATGGAAGTCATGAAGTATTTCTCTTCCCGGCCGAAAGAAAGCCAGATTGCGGCCTGGGCCAGCAAGCAGAGCAGCCGCATTTCGGCACGTCAGGCGCTGGAGAGTAAGTTCATGGAGCTGAAACAGAAGTTCGCGAAAGGGGAAGTGCCTGTCCCGACATTCTGGGGCGGTTACCGGGTGAAAGTGAACAGCATTGAATTCTGGCAGGGCGGTGCCAACCGGCTGCACGATCGGTTTTTGTTTACCCGGGACGGCGAGCAGTGGGATATCGAACGTCTGGCGCCTTAATTCGACCTTATCTGAGTGCAGCGCAATGCTGCACTTTTTATGGCTGAAGGGGATGCATTTTCCATCGGGCGTCATGTCGCATCGCCGACGGTCTTTTCATCGACACGCTCAACTACTGTCTGTAAATAGATATATTGGTGTTCAGAATATTTGCGTAGCTGTCATGATGCAGAGAAGCGCTGGACATGATCACTCGCCTGCGCCGGTAAAATGACACCAGGTTCAATAGATGATGCCAAATTCAGTGAGCCATGTGCAGGACGTTTATTGATTTCAGTTGTGGTTTATTTTATTACCGGAAGAATTCATTGTATCCATAAAGTTGATGTGCCGATTCGGAAATAAAAAATATTCTGAAAATAAAATAATCAAATAAAGTTTATTCTTTCAAAATAACCGAGAGTTGCCGCTTAAGCATACTCTCCGGAATATTCGATCCGAACCCCAGATCCAACGCGAGGTCGATTAATTCATTTTTCGAATTCGCGTTAAATTTCTCCCGCAGTCGCAACACATAGTTTTCAACGGTTTTGACGGAAACATTGAGGACCTTGGCAATGTATTGCGGCTTTTTACCATACAGCAGCAGAAACAGCACCTCAGACTCCCGGGTGTTCAGGGCGATGGGTTGGTTGGTTAAATCCAGGTTGAACGAGGCCTGCTCTTTGGTGCTGAGGCCGGCTGCCCGGCAGATCCAATGGCCGACTTCCAATATTGCCGTGTCTTTGAGTTCCACCCCTGAGAAAATGGTGCCGACGGTTTCATTGTCCTGATTTTTCCAGGGCGTCTTCGTGAATAAATGTGCACGCCAGCTACCGTCGGAATAAGGGTGAATATCTAAAATTCGCATCCGATTTCCGGT harbors:
- the pdxH gene encoding pyridoxamine 5'-phosphate oxidase — its product is MELSDIRREYTRGGLRRHDLPEEPISLFSKWLQQAVDAQLSDPTAMTVATVDPQGQPYQRIVLLKHFDQDGFVFYTNLGSRKASQLGENPRISLHFPWHPIERQVHITGEAEKLSTMEVMKYFSSRPKESQIAAWASKQSSRISARQALESKFMELKQKFAKGEVPVPTFWGGYRVKVNSIEFWQGGANRLHDRFLFTRDGEQWDIERLAP
- a CDS encoding helix-turn-helix transcriptional regulator; the protein is MKEKVDPSLIHLFDQLPGCWGCKDKDSVFVYANEEYGNIIGVNHHLDCIGRTDFDMPSPTVECADSFQEQDHLVMNTGNRMRILDIHPYSDGSWRAHLFTKTPWKNQDNETVGTIFSGVELKDTAILEVGHWICRAAGLSTKEQASFNLDLTNQPIALNTRESEVLFLLLYGKKPQYIAKVLNVSVKTVENYVLRLREKFNANSKNELIDLALDLGFGSNIPESMLKRQLSVILKE